The Candidatus Poribacteria bacterium DNA segment ACTGACAAACGCAAGGCTGCGATTCGTGCCGGCGTTGACCGCGTCCGGGGGAGATAGGAAGGGAACAGGCTCCCTGCTCTCTGTATCGCGATTCATTGATCCGACAATCGCGTGAACCGTCTCCTTCCCTTGATTGTGGATGTGAACCGTTTGATAAGCGACAGGCTCAAATTCATCCGTCGGGCTGGTTTTTGCCCCGAACCATTTGCCGAGCCCTCCCAAGAGTGGACGTGGAGAGGAAATCGTGTCCCGTCGTTGACGCGGATCGGAAATGCCGCCTGGGCCTGTCGGCATGGTAATGTCCTCAATCCGAAGTTGCTCCGCAATCTCATCGAGGGAGGCAGAACGCAATGGCGTCGTCACACTCCGTTCCCACCGATCTCCCGACTCATTTTCAAAGAACACGTGTCCGCGGATCTGTGCGCCCTTAGAGAGCGGTTCATCTGGGATCTTTAAGGTCAATTGGCTGTACCAAACCTCTGATTCGACGGTGAATCTTCCTGATGAGTGGTAGGATAAAACCTCCTCTCCAATTCCACTAGAATTCGGAACCTCCTCCTTCACCTCACTATCCCATACTGGGTTATGTGGTAACACTTGAAATGATGCCGGAACCTGAAGCACCACTTGAAAGGTAACAGGTGCCTCCAAGCCACTTCGGACGAGCACGGTTGCAGTCATTTCGACGCCCCGTAAGACCAACGATGCCTTCTGAGCGGACGCTGCCGGTGATACGTTCAAGTCTGTACCAACGCTTGTATCAACGGTCTTGTTCACCTCGATTGTGCCGTAAGGGATCGCAATCTCGATCGTCCCGCGCGGATCGGTTTGGGGTGCCTGCACCATTTGAGCGGCAGATTCACCGCTCTGATACATCACTTCAAACCGATAAGTCTGCCCCTTTTCCCAGCGAAAGTAGAGGAATTCGGTGCTGCGTGCATATCCTCCGAGATCGAGTCGAGCGACTAACCTGTCCTCTGAATCAAACGCGGTGACTTTTTGGATGTTCTCTCGAATCGTAGCGTCAAATTCGACTTTTGCACCGAGCGAAAAAAAGGTGGAGGCCCATGAAATCGGAACTTGTTCACCGCTTTTTGGCGAACAAGCGAGATAACAGAAACAGAGGAGCAAGAATAGTAGATCCCGACGCGTCGAGGATTCTCGCTTCGCGGAACGTGAAATATAACAGATATGGGGATTCAAGGGTTTTAGAATGATAGTTTAACGGATAATCAAATTGGATTAAAGGTTTAAGATCCACGAAGTAAACTTTTGTAGGGAACGTAGATTTACGCTCCCTACGCACATTTTCTGCGCCTTCATCAGTTGACATCTTGCCCGAAATACTTCGCAATACGGACGAGATCGAAGACGTCGATAATTCCATCGCGATTAACATCGCCTTGGAGGTTCCTACCTGTTTGTCCAAAGTTGCTTGCGACGAGGACCAGATCAAGGATATTGACTACGCCATCATGATTCACATTAGCAGCCGCAACTCCTATTGATTGGACCTGTGCAACGGTGACGAGAGATGCTCCCGGGCCAACGCCGTAGGTATTAAGCAGCGTTCCATCGGGGGCAACGACATATAACTCGTCCATTCTGCCACCTGTCCAATCTGCTCTTGCGATATACAGGTTATCGTTCTGATCGATTGCTCCCACTCCGCCCAAATCTGTGAATGGGTTGTCAGCATCGTGTGTCCATACTTCGCTGACTAGATCGTACACAAGCAATCCACCAGAACTGATAAAGACGCGCTTCATGCTGTCAATGGTGGGTCCACCTGCCCTTGTCTCGAGTTCAATGGTTTTTTCGACTTCGTCGGTAACTGCGTCGATAAACACGACTGTCCCCGGGATGGGGCCTTGAGGATTCCACCCACCAATACCTGCCGACACTGCAATCACCCTAGATACACTATCACTCGTGATACCGTTTGTGTTTATCGGCATTGGGATAGTTTTTATGACTGTATCGGTCTCTGTATCAATGACCGTGACGTTACTCGTATCGTCATAGCTGATGTTCCAAGTGCCCGGCTCCTTAGCATAGGCGGAGTTGGCAACATACGCCTTTCCGTTAAGAACCGTTATTCCATCCGGCATTGGACCGCAAGGAATCCGCTTAACAACGCTTTTCTGGTTCAGATCTACCACATAGATTACATTGCTATATAGACCTGTAACGTACGCTTTGGAGGGAGGGATAAGGACAATCTGTTTGGGGGTGGTATCGGAGTCGATTGGGATGCTTCCGACATTTGAGCGGGTCAAAAGATTGATAATTTCGATAGAGCCGCCACGCGGATCAAAAAATGGATCCGGTTCTTGGAGAAGAACATAAAGGAGATTCCCTTGAACCTCCAGATCGCTCGGTATAACCAGTCCAAGTGGAATAATCTCATTTTCAACTGCCTTTTTCAGATTAGGTTCATCAAGATTGACAATTGAGAGCGATGGCAGAATGCCGGCTTCTGGTTTGCGTAAACCGTTCACAACAATTGCCAAATTTTCGGCTTCTTGGGCATAAACATTCAGGGTGACGAACATGAAAATTGCGAGTACAAATGTGAAGGTGAACTTGCGTATATGCATAACCGAATCGTCCTTTCATCAGTGATATAGCGGTGTCAGCTGTAGGTTTTGCAACCTAAAAACAAAAAACCCCAGCTTTCACGCCGAAAGCTGGGGTGTGGTCCGCCATTTACACCTGTGATATGCAAGTATACTCAAGCACGATGAGTCGGCAAAGAACCCCGTTTCACAGCCTTCCCGCGAAAGCTACCATGTGAAATCAGATTCAGGTAGGTCTCCTGACTTACGACAACGCGTTGTCCGCCTTCCCATCCCGAAATGGGACAGTGGCTTCTGGACACGATTTAACGTCGTTTACAGTGGCGGGGCCGTGGCGGATTCTTACCGCACTTCCCTATTCTCCGGCAATCTTTATCGATTACCAGCACCTGAATCGACAACTATGTAGTTTTAAGATGCTTCTTCGATTCTGTTTGAAGCAATAGTAATTATAGCAGATTTTCAAAAAATTGTCAAAGGGATTTACGAGAAGCTAGAAAAAGGATGGAGACACTAGCGAGATACATGAGAAAAGACTGAGAAAAGCATGCTACTCTCTGTTCCCAAGTACGACTTCGCGCAGAAGGAATTGTCCATCTCGGAAAATTTTAACCGTAATGCGGGTATCAGGTGGGAAGCTAGCAACCCGTTTTTTGAATTCAAGGAATGTACGGACAGGTTGCCCTTTAAATTCAACAATAACGTCTTGATGTTTGATGCCGGACTTCTCAGCGGGGCTTCCTTTTGAAACTTTTGTGACGCGGACACCGACAGCGGTAGTTCGCTCGTGTTCCTGTTCAAGCCAAATCCCAAGCCAACCGCGAGGAACGCTACCGTATTGAGTCAGTTGTTCGGCGATGTGTTTTACTGTATTAATCGGAATAGCAAAGCCAACCTCGCTTCTCGTCCAAGTCCGTCCGAATGGGCTGGTATTCAGCATGGCGGTTTGCTTCTGGAGCAATTCTGGAGTCGGCGAATTGAGCCAATGTGATATCTGCTTGAGATAAGGATCTTCCATCTTTGCCGCAATAACACCAACAATTTCCCCCGATGTATTAACAACAGCCCCTCCACTGTTACCTGGATTCACAGAGGCATTGACCTTGATTGCATCGTAAAACGGTCGATCGGGTAAAATCTCTAAGCCACTGACTGTTCCAAAGGAAAGTGTCGGAGAATGCCCATAAGAGCTGCCAACCGTGATGACCCATGACCCTGTATTGATTTGATCGGAATCGCCAATTCTTGTCTGAGGGAGGTTGTCGTTCTCAACAGAGAGAACAGCGATATCTGTTAGGGTATCAATACCGAGTAGTGTTCCCGATGTACGCTTTCCATTGGTAAATACGACTTCAATCTCAGTCGCGTTTTCAACCACTCCCGCGGTTGTTACGATGTGGCCAGCGGCGTTAATGATAATGCCGGATCCGATGTTCTCGTAAGAGAGCGCGGTCATCGGGTTATCAGTTAACAATGTTCCTGGTGCCCCCGAAATCGTTTGCGGGGTGCCCCTGCATGTCGCCACAACTTCAACGACAGATGGTTGCACAGATTTTACTATCGCTTGAAACTCACGCTCCATGGATTGCAGCACACTTTCTTCGGCAACCGCAGACCAGAGACAAGCTGAAAACAGCGCAATAGCGAGAGCGACTGATTTATGATACAGGCGAATTGAGCAAAGCTTAATAGGTACGTTGCGTCTCTTATTCTGTATCTGAACTGTTTTATACATTTTACAAGCCTCCCCCTGTAGGGGCTTTTGTATAGTTAATGGTCCGTAAAATATAGTTCTGTTCTAGCTGCTGCGGTTGTTGACTTTTATCCGCCGGCTGCAGGTCAGATTCCCGGAGTTGCGGTTGCTGGTTTCCACGCGTTGGTTGTAGATTAAACGCCGGGAATTGTGGCTGTTGATTTCCACGCGTTGGTTGCAAGTCAAGCACCGAGGGCTCTGGAAAATTGACTAGGGATTGCAGTTCTTGACTAGGGACAGCTAAAGGTAATTGTTGCTGCTTCGATTCCACCTCGCGCCCTTCAGCAAGCGGCATACGCTTTGAAGACGCCGGCACTTCCACGGTTTCGGGCGATTCAGATTCGGTCAGCGTTTTTTGATAAAAATAGAAACCGGCGATCATCACAAGCAACACTGCAATTGCACCTAATGCCAAATAAATTTGACCATGCAAGGGCTGCAACACGCGTTGCCAAAACGGAATTGATTCGACCTGGGTACCCGCGAGGCGGGTTTGCAAGGTAATATCGAATTCGGTTGATGGCTTAATCTGCGGCAACTGATGTAGCAGATCTAATGACTCGCGGAATAGCGTAAATTCTTGACGACACGACTCGCAGGTGCTCAGATGAGTTTCAAATGCCCTAACCGCCTGATAGTCTAATTCATCTTCTATATACGCAGAAAATTGTTCTTCAACTTTTAAGCAGTTCATGATGACTCCACAAAACTTCTCAATTTATCTTTTAACATAAGCCGTGCACGGTTGATGCGTGATTTTGTCGTTCCGAGCGGGAGGGTTAACGTTTCGCTGATTTCCTCATAACTCAATTCTTGCAGATCCCGGAGAATCAATGGTAGCCGATAGCGTTCAGGAAGTTCGGATATCGCACTTTGCACAGCGTGTTCACGTTCTTTCTGTTCAAGTTGGTTTCCTGGTTGTAGGGAGACATGCGCGGGGGCAGTTGCGATCAGATCTTTTTCGATTGGTTCTGGTCCCGAGGAGGATTCGGTAGTCACACTATCGACGAAGAACCGACCTCGTCGCCCCCGATTTCGTAGCTCATTTTTGCAAAGATTGGAGGCAATATGATACATCCAGGTGCTAAACTTAGCTGCTCCGGATTTGTATCGCTTGATTGCTTTGAACATACGAACAAATGTCTCCTGTGCCAAGTCCTCAGCGGAGTCCGAATCGTCTAGGAACCGAGCGATGAAATTCACCAGAGGGACCCGATTTCGGCGCACTATTAGATCAAACGCCTCCATATTCCCTTGTTGACACTGTTGCATCAATTCATCGTCCAGATCTGGCATAATCGGTCCTCCGCGGGTGCTTGACTAGAAACACACCAACAAATTCAGAAAGTTGCAATATTCATCTAAAAAATTGACAGATTCTCTATCATATTGTTACGCTTTGCGCGCGATGCTATTGGATAAGCTATAGATTCACAGGTAGGAATGTTTACAAAGAAATTTTTGTTGACGTCACGTAAAAAAAACTGTAAAATGAGTTTTGTTGACAGGTCTTGTAGCAAAATCAGTAAGTCGGTGCGAGTCCCCACCTGTATCAAAGTAAACCGCTGAATGGATTCGCATCAAACAATTATAGCAAGGAGCATACAATGCGATCAACAAAAATTTTGAGCCTAATGTTGGTTTTAACGATGTTTGGGTTGTTGATACTCTCCCAGGCTTATGGAGATGGGAAATGGACGATTCTGCGGAATGATGATTTCGTGCGTAACGATGGTGTGTGGGGACATCTTCAGGATGTGGAGTTTAACGATCGAATGAATGGCTGGGCTGTGGGGTCTGACGGGTTGATTGTACAGACAACCGATGGTGGAAAGACTTGGACACAGATAATAGTCAAGCAGATAGCCGAGATGGAACGCCAAGTTTATTTTTGGAACGTTTATTTCCGTGACAAAAATGTCGGTTTTATCACGGGGACGAGGGGGACTATCCTCAAGACAACTGATGGCGGCCAAACCTGGGAACTTAAAGAGGCAATTAATGAAAGTCGCCTAGATCGGGAGGGGAATCCCGCAGTTCTGCGTCGCCGTCTGATAGATGCTTGGATGGTGGATGGACAAACTGGATTTATGGTTGGAGAAAACGACACCTTCATTAAAACCATCGATGGTGGTGAAAGCTGGATCGGCACAGGTAAGCGTGTGGCTGTTGGGAATACGCGCAATAATTTTGAAAGGATCCATTTTGCTTCGCCCGCAATCGGTTGGATAGTCGGTTCTTTCGGAACGATTCTGAGGACCACCGACGGTGGCGAAACATGGGAAAACCAAGACGCTGGCGTTGACAATAATCTGAAAGGCGTCGATTTTGTCGATGAAAACACAGGCTGGATTGCGGGACAAGAAGGTGTGATTCTCCACACCCAAGATGGAGGGGTCACATGGACAAAGCAGGAGACGCAGTCTTACGATAGTTTGTATGATGTCGTCTTCGTTGATTCGCAAACCGGCTGGGCTGTCGGTGATTTTGGGACCATCTTGCACACTACTGATGGTGGGCAAACATGGACACGTGAAAACGCCGGCAATCTCCCAACGTTATACGCGATTGATGCGATAGATACAGGACAGCGATGGGGAGTTGGCGAAGGGGGAATAATCATAGGAGTTGGGCAGTAATTTCCTTCTGATAGCGAATGACTCCATTTTCAGATTGAGGTGCTGAATGGTAGACCTCAAGAATATTGACGAGCATTTTGTCCAAACCGTGTGGGACGAGCAGCGGTTCATTGATTTCGGCCTTAAGTCCACAGATGGACGTCCAATTCAGGTGCTCAAGCCGGGGTTCTGGAATAGCGATGAAGGCCCCGATTTTGTGCATGCAGAACTCGTGATTGATGGGGACCTACATGCCGGAGATGTGGAGATTCACACCAATTCGTCCGGCTGGTATAATCACAAACACCACCTAGATCCGAGGTATAATCGTGTCATCTTGCATGTCGTCTACTTGAACGATGACATCAACCTCCGGACACGGCTTCAGAACGGAAAGCGGATTCCAACACTCGAAATCTTAAACCGACTTGACGCACCAATCGGCGATCTGTTCGACGAAAGAAAGGAAAATCAGGAAACATTTACCAACAAATGCAGGGTGACGGGCGAAACGCTCAAAATCGAGCGTGTCCAATCAACCTTTGACGATCTAGGACAGGAGCGGCTACAGGAAAAAGCTGATGTGATGCGAACCCAGATAGTTGGAGTGGATTTTGAACAGCTACTGTATCAAGGCATCATGGAGGCGTTAGGCTACACAAAAAACAGTAGCCCCTTTCGGGAATTGGCGCAGCGGGTGCCTCTTTCGGAAATTCGTGGCAAATCCGATGAATCCGTTCAGGCAATTCTGTTTGGCGTGGCAGGGTTGCTGCCTGCACAATCTCAGCAGGAAATCGAATGGGACGAGGAGGACAAGAGGTTTATCGAACGGTTGGAATCGATTTGGGAATCTACTGAACAACACAAAAGCTCTACACGTATGGCAGCAGAACAGTGGCATTTTGCCAAGATGCGTCCAGCCAATTATCCGTCCCGCCGCATCCCAGGTATCGCCCAAATTATCAGTCGCTGTCAGGATACTCTGATGATGGATTTTCTTCCGCTGATTGCGGGTGCAGCAACGGTGAATCAGAGGGCTTTGGCGCGTATGCGTCGCCAATTACAAGAGAGGTTGACCCCAACTCCCTCCGGTTACTGGGAAAATCATTCTCATTTCGGAAAAGGCATTCCACAGCGCGGGGCTGCACTCATTGGTGTTGATCGTGCCAATGACATTATTGTCAACAAGTTGTTGCCGATTACGTTATTATGGGCTGAACAGTCCCAAAGCCCAACGCTAGCAGAAGCGGTGCAGCGACTGTACGATAGTTATCCAAAACTGCAAGAAAATCGTTTCACTCAACAAATCGAAGCACAAATTTTCAGCCAAGAGCAACCGATTAAACTCATCTCTCCTTCAGCCAAGAAACAGCAGGGCGCGATTTATCTCCACAAAAACTTCTGTAGCAGCCAGCTTTGTGATCTCTGCCCTATCATTGAAGGAGGCGGAATAATTAAAAACTAATGTACCAGTGTTTAGATGGAGGTTATTATGAAATTGGGGTTTCTCTCAAAGATTTTTGAAGGTGCTCTCAGTATTGAAAGAACCTACAACGATTGCGATAAAGCACTAAATAGATTGGGGGCGTACAATGAGCGGATTGAGGAAATGCAAAAGAACGGCGAGGATGTCAGTCGTTTT contains these protein-coding regions:
- a CDS encoding sigma-70 family RNA polymerase sigma factor, with product MPDLDDELMQQCQQGNMEAFDLIVRRNRVPLVNFIARFLDDSDSAEDLAQETFVRMFKAIKRYKSGAAKFSTWMYHIASNLCKNELRNRGRRGRFFVDSVTTESSSGPEPIEKDLIATAPAHVSLQPGNQLEQKEREHAVQSAISELPERYRLPLILRDLQELSYEEISETLTLPLGTTKSRINRARLMLKDKLRSFVESS
- a CDS encoding trypsin-like peptidase domain-containing protein, yielding MYKTVQIQNKRRNVPIKLCSIRLYHKSVALAIALFSACLWSAVAEESVLQSMEREFQAIVKSVQPSVVEVVATCRGTPQTISGAPGTLLTDNPMTALSYENIGSGIIINAAGHIVTTAGVVENATEIEVVFTNGKRTSGTLLGIDTLTDIAVLSVENDNLPQTRIGDSDQINTGSWVITVGSSYGHSPTLSFGTVSGLEILPDRPFYDAIKVNASVNPGNSGGAVVNTSGEIVGVIAAKMEDPYLKQISHWLNSPTPELLQKQTAMLNTSPFGRTWTRSEVGFAIPINTVKHIAEQLTQYGSVPRGWLGIWLEQEHERTTAVGVRVTKVSKGSPAEKSGIKHQDVIVEFKGQPVRTFLEFKKRVASFPPDTRITVKIFRDGQFLLREVVLGNRE
- a CDS encoding DUF2851 family protein, whose product is MVDLKNIDEHFVQTVWDEQRFIDFGLKSTDGRPIQVLKPGFWNSDEGPDFVHAELVIDGDLHAGDVEIHTNSSGWYNHKHHLDPRYNRVILHVVYLNDDINLRTRLQNGKRIPTLEILNRLDAPIGDLFDERKENQETFTNKCRVTGETLKIERVQSTFDDLGQERLQEKADVMRTQIVGVDFEQLLYQGIMEALGYTKNSSPFRELAQRVPLSEIRGKSDESVQAILFGVAGLLPAQSQQEIEWDEEDKRFIERLESIWESTEQHKSSTRMAAEQWHFAKMRPANYPSRRIPGIAQIISRCQDTLMMDFLPLIAGAATVNQRALARMRRQLQERLTPTPSGYWENHSHFGKGIPQRGAALIGVDRANDIIVNKLLPITLLWAEQSQSPTLAEAVQRLYDSYPKLQENRFTQQIEAQIFSQEQPIKLISPSAKKQQGAIYLHKNFCSSQLCDLCPIIEGGGIIKN
- a CDS encoding zf-HC2 domain-containing protein; its protein translation is MNCLKVEEQFSAYIEDELDYQAVRAFETHLSTCESCRQEFTLFRESLDLLHQLPQIKPSTEFDITLQTRLAGTQVESIPFWQRVLQPLHGQIYLALGAIAVLLVMIAGFYFYQKTLTESESPETVEVPASSKRMPLAEGREVESKQQQLPLAVPSQELQSLVNFPEPSVLDLQPTRGNQQPQFPAFNLQPTRGNQQPQLRESDLQPADKSQQPQQLEQNYILRTINYTKAPTGGGL